The Xenopus laevis strain J_2021 chromosome 7S, Xenopus_laevis_v10.1, whole genome shotgun sequence genome includes a window with the following:
- the LOC121396082 gene encoding neuromodulin-like — translation MDKKQRNPSLLTLYSVLKDFRAEYTDFEALASYYEHHYRVEFGENIILKHFLLTCDVDPRMRAKENVMHYWKMLHSLEVIKREYAALRKSAKLPPDHPTRVRNRRKQLEYLRLENTINQHLTHLHHEFLRELKLKKAARKKQVHSPAAEEKEDGAPAAEDEEALDTEDREEEAEGAPAEDPAVEEKMMEEQAPAEEEKEEEAPGAAEEEALASQEKGEGAEDKEEVDGPTNEDTAPPAEEQQVPEEEEKEEGAEVGGSAEEHQAPGMEEKTEEQSPAVEEKEEGADGEEGIMKDSLVVERPTLRKQFRKAIMKRLRRVWHSTQRLAACCCCCCRRPNTMA, via the exons ATGGACAAGAAGCAgagaaatccatctcttctg acgctgtactccgtcctgaaggacTTCAGGGCGGAATATACGGATTTTGAGGCCCTCGCTTCTTATTATG AACATCACTATCGGGTCGAATTCGGCGAGAACATCatcct aaagcacttccttctAACATGCGATgtggacccgaggatgagggccaaAGAGAACGTTATGCATTACTGGAAAATGCTCCACTcgctg gaagtgatcaagagggaatatgccgccctcaggaaatctgccaagctgcctcct gatcaTCCAACTCGAGTGCGAAACCGGAGGAAGCAGCTTGAGTATTtgcggctggagaat ACTATCAACCAACATCTGACCCACCTTCACCATGAGTTCTTGAGGGAGCTGAAGCTAAAGAAAGCTGCTcg TAAGAAACAAGTACACAGTCCTGCAGCTGAAGAAAAGGAGGATGGAGCCCCTGCAGCAGAAGATGAGGAAGCCCTTGATACAGAAGACAGGGAAGAGGAAGCGGAAGGAGCTCCAGCTGAAgaccctgcagtggaggagaagatgatggaggagcaagctccagcagaggaagaaaaggaagaagaagctcctggagcagcagaagaggaagctcTTGCCTCTCAGGAGAAAGGAGAAGGTGCTGAAGATAAGGAAGAAGTGGATGGTCCAACAAATGAAGACACAGCTCCTCCCGCTGAAGAACAGCAAGtccctgaagaggaggagaaagaagagggagcggaagtaggaggttctgcagaagaacatcaagctCCTGGAATGGAGGAGAAGACAGAGGAGCAAtctcctgcagtggaggagaaagaggagggaGCTGATGGTGAAGAAGGGATCATGAAAGATTCTCTGGTGGTGGAGAGGCCGACCCTCCGAAAACAGttcaggaaggccatcatgaagaggctccggagagtttgg